From a single Notolabrus celidotus isolate fNotCel1 chromosome 7, fNotCel1.pri, whole genome shotgun sequence genomic region:
- the si:dkey-9i23.16 gene encoding uncharacterized protein si:dkey-9i23.16: protein MSSVGAGPAGEPKLNRLFTWFDPETAAGVTILLGLYQVLLSVPLASAGLSMPSIFILPLVTGILVVAGGSLTVANEKNPSRLLLRFCVYSNMASLLGSTVALCLYCYSLSKPETVTAFCPIPTMYFEHRHRSYKCPGEILAAFNWNLILLLLIYDAGAVLMHCVLSVSALRALKTA from the exons ATGTCCTCTGTGGGGGCAGGGCCAGCAGGTGAACCCAAGTTAAATCGCCTTTTCACCTGGTTTGACCCTGAAACAGCTGCG GGGGTGACCATCCTTTTAGGGCTGTACCAGGTGCTGCTGTCAGTCCCCTTGGCATCTGCTGGCCTATCAATGCCCTCTATCTTCATTCTGCCACTCGTCACCGGAATTTTG GTAGTTGCAGGAGGATCATTAACTGTGGCCAATGAGAAGAACCCGAGCAGACTGCTG CTTCGGTTCTGTGTATACAGTAACATGGCCAGCCTGCTGGGGTCGACGGTGGCTCTCTGTCTGTACTGCTACAGCCTGAGCAAGCCTGAGACAGTTACAGCCTTCTGCCCCATCCCTACCATGTATTTTGAGCACAGGCACCGGAGTTACAAGTGTCCTGGAGAAATACTGGCG GCCTTTAACTGGAATTTGATCCTTTTGCTGCTAATCTACGATGCAGGAGCTGTGTTGATGCACTGTgtcctgtctgtgtctgcacTCAGAGCACTGAAAACagcctaa